The following are encoded in a window of Alosa sapidissima isolate fAloSap1 chromosome 10, fAloSap1.pri, whole genome shotgun sequence genomic DNA:
- the LOC121720135 gene encoding uncharacterized protein LOC121720135 isoform X5 — MMEEEVCYSSVLFIKSKEAKPREEQNAQETVYAAVKRKEELRAEPSPSHTTADDPSLPGPHRYRCAVVVLGLLTALLLSALVASLVYYQGYVSEYNTLLVRELRQLKDNHSSLMTELTLVQMNYANLSNSNGMLQDRYDNMSSANLDLQKERNTLMMERDHLNQTLEAFINNHTEYYYQGYGYWIGLRKIQDKWQWVDGRDLTGGHWIRTEGSGCVLSMPSTLDHLKSWRSDFCSGHNRWICEKQAVIWPGKNV, encoded by the exons ATGATGGAAGAGGAGGTTTGCTACTCCAGTGTACTTTTCATCAAATCTAAAGAAGCCAAGCCAAGAG AGGAGCAAAATGCACAAGAAACTGTGTATGCAGCAgttaagagaaaagaagagctACGAGCAGAGCCCAGCCCCAGCCACACAACAG CAGATGACCCGTCTCTACCTGGCCCTCACCGATatcgctgtgctgtggtggtCCTTGGCCTGCtgactgctctcctcctctctgccctgGTGGCTTCACTTGTTTACT ATCAGGGATATGTGTCTGAATATAACACACTTTTGGTGAGGGAGCTGCGTCAGCTCAAAGACAATCACTCATCCTTAATGACAGAGCTTACACTTGTGCAAATGAACTATGCCAACCTGAGCAACTCCAACGGAATGTTACAGGATCGTTATGACAACATGAGCTCTGCAAACCTAGATCTCCAGAAGGAGAGGAACACATTGATGATGGAGCGGGACCATCTCAATCAGACTCTTGAG GCATTCATCAACAATCACACAGAGTATTACTATCAGGGATATGGATACTGGATTGGACTGAGGAAAATCCAGGACAAATGGCAGTGGGTGGATGGCCGTGACCTCACTGGAGG GCACTGGATTAGAACAGAGGGCTCTGGTTGTGTCCTATCAATGCCTAGCACTTTAGACCATTTGAAGAGCTGGAGAAGCGACTTCTGTAGTGGGCACAACAGATGGATCTGTGAAAAACAAGCTGTTATATGGCCTGGCAAAAATGTGTAG
- the LOC121720135 gene encoding asialoglycoprotein receptor 2 isoform X1, whose product MMEEEVCYSSVLFIKSKEAKPREEQNAQETVYAAVKRKEELRAEPSPSHTTADDPSLPGPHRYRCAVVVLGLLTALLLSALVASLVYYQGYVSEYNTLLVRELRQLKDNHSSLMTELTLVQMNYANLSNSNGMLQDRYDNMSSANLDLQKERNTLMMERDHLNQTLEVIFQFNVFPVDDYCPVTDNATQERKCSANCKEGWVYYQSSCYLFVHKWNSWEDSKTDCEKERAHLVTIDTVEEQAFINNHTEYYYQGYGYWIGLRKIQDKWQWVDGRDLTGGHWIRTEGSGCVLSMPSTLDHLKSWRSDFCSGHNRWICEKQAVIWPGKNV is encoded by the exons ATGATGGAAGAGGAGGTTTGCTACTCCAGTGTACTTTTCATCAAATCTAAAGAAGCCAAGCCAAGAG AGGAGCAAAATGCACAAGAAACTGTGTATGCAGCAgttaagagaaaagaagagctACGAGCAGAGCCCAGCCCCAGCCACACAACAG CAGATGACCCGTCTCTACCTGGCCCTCACCGATatcgctgtgctgtggtggtCCTTGGCCTGCtgactgctctcctcctctctgccctgGTGGCTTCACTTGTTTACT ATCAGGGATATGTGTCTGAATATAACACACTTTTGGTGAGGGAGCTGCGTCAGCTCAAAGACAATCACTCATCCTTAATGACAGAGCTTACACTTGTGCAAATGAACTATGCCAACCTGAGCAACTCCAACGGAATGTTACAGGATCGTTATGACAACATGAGCTCTGCAAACCTAGATCTCCAGAAGGAGAGGAACACATTGATGATGGAGCGGGACCATCTCAATCAGACTCTTGAGGTCATTTTCCAGTTCAATGTTTTTCCAGTGGATGATTACTGTCCAGTCACAGATAATGCAACACAAG AGAGGAAGTGTAGTGCAAATTGCAAAGAAGGATGGGTGTACTATCAATCAAGCTGTTACCTATTTGTCCACAAGTGGAATAGCTGGGAGGACAGTAAAACTGACTGTGAAAAGGAGAGGGCCCACCTGGTAACCATAGACACAGTAGAGGAACAA GCATTCATCAACAATCACACAGAGTATTACTATCAGGGATATGGATACTGGATTGGACTGAGGAAAATCCAGGACAAATGGCAGTGGGTGGATGGCCGTGACCTCACTGGAGG GCACTGGATTAGAACAGAGGGCTCTGGTTGTGTCCTATCAATGCCTAGCACTTTAGACCATTTGAAGAGCTGGAGAAGCGACTTCTGTAGTGGGCACAACAGATGGATCTGTGAAAAACAAGCTGTTATATGGCCTGGCAAAAATGTGTAG
- the LOC121720135 gene encoding asialoglycoprotein receptor 2 isoform X4 translates to MMEEEVCYSSVLFIKSKEAKPREEQNAQETVYAAVKRKEELRAEPSPSHTTADDPSLPGPHRYRCAVVVLGLLTALLLSALVASLVYYQGYVSEYNTLLDRYDNMSSANLDLQKERNTLMMERDHLNQTLEVIFQFNVFPVDDYCPVTDNATQERKCSANCKEGWVYYQSSCYLFVHKWNSWEDSKTDCEKERAHLVTIDTVEEQAFINNHTEYYYQGYGYWIGLRKIQDKWQWVDGRDLTGGHWIRTEGSGCVLSMPSTLDHLKSWRSDFCSGHNRWICEKQAVIWPGKNV, encoded by the exons ATGATGGAAGAGGAGGTTTGCTACTCCAGTGTACTTTTCATCAAATCTAAAGAAGCCAAGCCAAGAG AGGAGCAAAATGCACAAGAAACTGTGTATGCAGCAgttaagagaaaagaagagctACGAGCAGAGCCCAGCCCCAGCCACACAACAG CAGATGACCCGTCTCTACCTGGCCCTCACCGATatcgctgtgctgtggtggtCCTTGGCCTGCtgactgctctcctcctctctgccctgGTGGCTTCACTTGTTTACT ATCAGGGATATGTGTCTGAATATAACACACTTTTG GATCGTTATGACAACATGAGCTCTGCAAACCTAGATCTCCAGAAGGAGAGGAACACATTGATGATGGAGCGGGACCATCTCAATCAGACTCTTGAGGTCATTTTCCAGTTCAATGTTTTTCCAGTGGATGATTACTGTCCAGTCACAGATAATGCAACACAAG AGAGGAAGTGTAGTGCAAATTGCAAAGAAGGATGGGTGTACTATCAATCAAGCTGTTACCTATTTGTCCACAAGTGGAATAGCTGGGAGGACAGTAAAACTGACTGTGAAAAGGAGAGGGCCCACCTGGTAACCATAGACACAGTAGAGGAACAA GCATTCATCAACAATCACACAGAGTATTACTATCAGGGATATGGATACTGGATTGGACTGAGGAAAATCCAGGACAAATGGCAGTGGGTGGATGGCCGTGACCTCACTGGAGG GCACTGGATTAGAACAGAGGGCTCTGGTTGTGTCCTATCAATGCCTAGCACTTTAGACCATTTGAAGAGCTGGAGAAGCGACTTCTGTAGTGGGCACAACAGATGGATCTGTGAAAAACAAGCTGTTATATGGCCTGGCAAAAATGTGTAG
- the LOC121720135 gene encoding asialoglycoprotein receptor 2 isoform X3 codes for MMEEEVCYSNVLFIKSKEAKPREEQDAEQTVYAEVKKKEVQAEPSPIPSPSPTPAPYPAPVAVSTADDPSLPGPHRYRCAVVVLGLLTAVLLSALVASLVYYQGYVSEYNTLLTHYENTSAANQHLHLEMSQLQQEKKSLMMEWNHLNQTLEVIFHFSDFPVDDYCPIKDNSTERKCSEHCKKGWVYYQSSCYFFHYSSYWKNWAESKTDCTNRVSFLVTIDTSEEQAFINNHTTYYYDEWHGYWIGLSKIQGQWQWVNGSDLTGGTDPLKSWRDANCIMKNRWICEMEAATWPD; via the exons ATGATGGAAGAGGAGGTTTGCTACTCCAATGTGCTTTTCATCAAATCTAAAGAAGCCAAGCCAAGAG AGGAACAGGATGCAGAACAAACTGTGTATGCAGAAGTCAAGAAAAAAGAAGTTCAAGCAGAGCCCAGCCCCATACCCAGTCCCAGCCCAACCCCAGCTCCATACCCAGCCCCAGTAGCAG TCTCTACAGCAGATGACCCGTCTCTGCCTGGCCCTCACCGATACCGCTGTGCTGTGGTGGTCCTTGGCCTGCTGACTGCTGTCCTCCTCTCTGCCCTGGTGGCTTCACTTGTTTACT ATCAGGGATATGTGTCTGAATATAACACACTCTTG ACACATTATGAAAACACAAGCGCTGCAAACCAGCATCTGCATTTAGAAATGTCTCAACTACAACAGGAGAAGAAATCACTGATGATGGAGTGGAACCATCTCAATCAGACCCTTGAGGTCATTTTCCATTTCAGTGATTTTCCAGTTGATGATTACTGTCCTATTAAAGATAATTCAACAG AAAGGAAGTGTAGTGAACATTGCAAAAAAGGATGGGTGTACTATCAATCAAGTTGTTACTTTTTCCACTACTCGTCCTACTGGAAAAACTGGGCAGAGAGTAAAACTGACTGCACTAACAGGGTGTCTTTTCTGGTGACAATAGACACATCAGAGGAACAG GCCTTCATCAATAATCACACAACGTATTACTATGATGAATGGCATGGATACTGGATTGGACTGAGCAAAATCCAAGGCCAATGGCAGTGGGTGAATGGCAGTGACCTCACTGGAGG CACTGATCCTTTGAAGAGCTGGAGAGATGCCAACTGTATAATGAAAAACAGATGGATCTGTGAGATGGAAGCTGCTACATGGCCTGACTGA
- the LOC121720135 gene encoding C-type lectin domain family 4 member A isoform X2, whose amino-acid sequence MMEEEVCYSNVLFIKSKEAKPREEQDAEQTVYAEVKKKEVQAEPSPIPSPSPTPAPYPAPVAVSTADDPSLPGPHRYRCAVVVLGLLTAVLLSALVASLVYYQGYVSEYNTLLTHYENTSAANQHLHLEMSQLQQEKKSLMMEWNHLNQTLEVIFHFSDFPVDDYCPIKDNSTERKCSEHCKKGWVYYQSSCYFFHYSSYWKNWAESKTDCTNRVSFLVTIDTSEEQAFINNHTTYYYDEWHGYWIGLSKIQGQWQWVNGSDLTGGYWISNGSEHCALAIPSTDPLKSWRDANCIMKNRWICEMEAATWPD is encoded by the exons ATGATGGAAGAGGAGGTTTGCTACTCCAATGTGCTTTTCATCAAATCTAAAGAAGCCAAGCCAAGAG AGGAACAGGATGCAGAACAAACTGTGTATGCAGAAGTCAAGAAAAAAGAAGTTCAAGCAGAGCCCAGCCCCATACCCAGTCCCAGCCCAACCCCAGCTCCATACCCAGCCCCAGTAGCAG TCTCTACAGCAGATGACCCGTCTCTGCCTGGCCCTCACCGATACCGCTGTGCTGTGGTGGTCCTTGGCCTGCTGACTGCTGTCCTCCTCTCTGCCCTGGTGGCTTCACTTGTTTACT ATCAGGGATATGTGTCTGAATATAACACACTCTTG ACACATTATGAAAACACAAGCGCTGCAAACCAGCATCTGCATTTAGAAATGTCTCAACTACAACAGGAGAAGAAATCACTGATGATGGAGTGGAACCATCTCAATCAGACCCTTGAGGTCATTTTCCATTTCAGTGATTTTCCAGTTGATGATTACTGTCCTATTAAAGATAATTCAACAG AAAGGAAGTGTAGTGAACATTGCAAAAAAGGATGGGTGTACTATCAATCAAGTTGTTACTTTTTCCACTACTCGTCCTACTGGAAAAACTGGGCAGAGAGTAAAACTGACTGCACTAACAGGGTGTCTTTTCTGGTGACAATAGACACATCAGAGGAACAG GCCTTCATCAATAATCACACAACGTATTACTATGATGAATGGCATGGATACTGGATTGGACTGAGCAAAATCCAAGGCCAATGGCAGTGGGTGAATGGCAGTGACCTCACTGGAGG ATACTGGATTAGTAATGGGAGTGAACACTGTGCATTGGCAATTCCTAGCACTGATCCTTTGAAGAGCTGGAGAGATGCCAACTGTATAATGAAAAACAGATGGATCTGTGAGATGGAAGCTGCTACATGGCCTGACTGA